Below is a genomic region from Caulobacter rhizosphaerae.
CGTCGCCTTGGCCAAGGCCGACAAGCGCCCCGACTGGAGCTGGGAGGTGGCCTATCAGCGCCGCGACCCGATGTTCGGCGACATGGTGTCGGCCGGGGTCAGCGTCAGCCTGCCGCTGTGGGGCAAGAGCCGCCAGAACCCGATGATCGCCGCGCGCGCCGCCAGCGCCGGCCGGGCCGACGCCCAGCGCGAGGACACCCGCCGCGCCCTGGCCGCCCAGCTCGAAGCCGACCTGGCCGATCATGTCATGCACCACGAACAATGGCTGCGGGCCCGCGACACGCTGCTGCCGCTGGCCAAGCAGCGCGCCGAGCTGGAGACCGCCGGCTACGGCGCCGGCACGGCCGCCCTGCCCGACGTGCTGGCCGCCTTCGCCGGCCTCTCCGACGCCCAACTCGCCACCCTCGACCGCGAGGCCGCCGTCGCCATCGACGCCGCCCGCCTGACCCTGACCTACGGAAGCGACGACCAATGAGCGCCTCTCCCCCGATGAAGCTTCTCCTGGCCGGCGCCGCGGCGCTGGTCGTGGTCGCCGGCGCTGGCGGCTACGGCCTGGCCCGGTTGACCGCCAAGCCGGCGATGTCGGACGCCCCCGCCGACGGCCGCAAGATCCTCTACTGGTACGACCCGATGGTCCCGGCCCAACGCTTCGACAAGCCGGGCAAGTCGCCGTTCATGGACATGCAGCTGGTCCCCAAATACGCCGGCGAGGCGGACACCAGCGGCTCCTCGGCGGGGGTGCGCATCGATCCGGCCATCGCGCAGAACCTCGGGGTGCGCACCGTGGAGGCCCGCCAGGGCGTGCTGGCCAGCGGCCTGACCGCCACCGGCGTTGTCGACTTCAACCAGCGCGACGTGGCCGTGGTCCAGGCGCGCGCCGGCGGCTTCGTCCAGAAGGTCTACGGCCGCGCGCCGGGCGACGTGATCGGGGCCGGCGCGCCCCTGGCCGACCTGCTGGTCCCTGATTGGGGCGGCGCCCAGGCCGAATATCTGGCGGTCAGGAGAACCGACGACACGGCCTTGATCGCCGCCGCCCGCCAGCGCCTGCGACTGCTGGGCATGCCCGAGGGCGTGATCGCCGCCGTCGATCGCGATGGCCGGGCCCGCACGACCATCACGGTCAGCGCGCCGCTGGGCGGGGTGATCACCAAGCTCGACGTCCGCACCGGCATGACCGTGGCGACGGGTCAGGGCCTCGCCGAGATCAATGGCCTGTCCCGCGTCTGGATCACCGCGGCCGTGCCCGAGGCCCAGGCCGGGCAGTTGCGCCAAGGCCAGTCGGTCGGCGTCGCCCTGGCCGCCTATCCCGGCGAGACGCTCCGCGGCACGGTGCAGGCCATCCTGCCCCAGGCCCAGGGCGACAGCCGCACCTTGCAGGCCCGCATCGAGCTGCCCAATCCCGGCGGCAAGCTGCGGCCGGGCATGTTCGCCACCGTCAGCTTCGACAGCGACGCCCGGCCCGCCCTGCTGCTGCCCTCAGAAGCGGTGATCCGCACCGGCCCGCGCGCGATCGTCATGCTGGCGGGCGAAAACGGCCGCTACCAAGCCGTCGAGGTCAAGGTCGGCCGCGAAGCCGGCGGCCAGAGCGAGATCCTGGCGGGCCTGAACGCCGGCCAGAAGGTCGTCGCCTCCGGCCAGTTCCTGATCGACTCCGAAGCCAGCCTGGGGGGCCTGAACGTTCGTCCGCTGCCCGCGACAGGACCGGCAATGTCGGCCATGGCGCCTGCCGCCAAGCCCGCCTTGGCCGAAGCCGTCGGCCGCGTCGAGCAGGTGTCCGGAGGCAGCATCACGCTCTCCCATGGCCCGGTGCCGGCGATCGGCTGGCCCGCCATGACCATGGCCTTCCGCGCCGACCCGATGCTGCTCAAGGGCCTCAAGCCCGGCGACCAGGTCAGCTTCGCCTTCGAGCAGCCGCCCGCTGGCTCGACCGTGCGCCGGATCGCCAAGACCGGAGCGGCCCGATGATCGCCGGCCTGATCCGCTGGTCGGTCGCCAATCGCTTCTTCGTGCTGCTGGGGGCCCTGGCCTTGATCGTCGCCGGCGGCCTGGCGGTGCGCTTGACCTCGATCGACGCCCTGCCGGACCTCTCCGACACCCAGGTGATCATCCGCACCAGCTATCCGGGCCAGGCCCCGCAACTGGTCGAGAACCAAGTCACCTATCCGCTGGCCACCACCATGCTGTCGGTGCCCGGGGCCAAGACCGTACGGGGCTATTCGTTCTTCGGCGACAGCTTCGTCTACGTGATCTTCGACGACAAAACTGACCTGTACTGGGCCCGCTCGCGGGTGCTGGAATATCTCAACCAGGTCCAGGCCCGCCTGCCGCAGAGCGCCCGTCCGGCCCTGGGCCCCGATGCCACCGGGGTCGGCTGGGTCTATGAATACGCCCTGGTCGACAAGACCGGCGGCCACGATCTTAGCCAGCTGCGATCCCTGCAGGACTGGTTCCTGCGCTATGAGCTCAAGACCCTGCCCGGCGTGGCCGAGGTCTCGGCGATCGGCGGCATGGTGCGCCAGTACCAGCTCGTGCTCGATCCGGTGAAACTGGCCAGCTACGGCGTCACTCACCAGCAGGTGGTCGCGGCCCTGAAGGGCGCCAACGCCGAGACCGGCGGCTCGGTGCTCGAACTGGGCGAGGCCGAATACATGGTCCGCGCCACGGGCTATCTGAAGACCCTGGAAGACTTCCAGGCCGTGCCGCTGAAGACCTTCGCCGGCGGCGTCCCGGTGCGGCTGGGCGATGTCGCCACCATCCAGATCGGCCCGGAGATGCGGCGCGGCGTCGCCGAACTCAACGGCCAAGGCGAGGTGGCCGGCGGGGTGGTGATCCTGCGCTCGGGTGAAAACGCCCGCACCACCATCGCGGCGGTGAAGACCAAGCTGGCCGAGCTGAAGAAGAGCCTGCCGCCCGGCGTCGAGGTGGTCACCACCTATGACCGCTCGGCCCTGATCGACCGCGCCGTCCATAACCTGACCGGCAAGCTCCTCGAGGAGTTTCTGGTCGTCGCCCTGGTCTGCGCCCTGTTCCTGGGCCACCTGCGCTCGGCCCTGGTGGCGATCATCTCCCTGCCGCTGGGGGTGCTGGCCGCCTTCCTGGTGATGAAAAGCCAGGGCGTCGACGCCAACATCATGTCGCTGGGCGGCATCGCCATCGCCATCGGGGCGATGGTCGACGCGGCCGTGGTGATGATCGAGAACGCCCACAAGCGCCTGGAGCGCTGGGCGCACGAGCACCCTGGCGAGACCCTGGACGGCGAGACGCGCTGGCGGGTGATCACCGAGGCCGCCGCCGAGGTCGGGCCGGCGCTGTTCTTCAGCCTGCTGATCATCACCCTGTCGTTCATCCCGGTCTTCACGCTGCAGGCCCAGGAGGGCCGGCTCTTCCGGCCGCTGGCCTTCACCAAGACCTACGCCATGGCGGCGGCGGCCATCCTGTCGGTGACGCTGATCCCGGTGCTGATGGGCTACCTGATCCGCGGCAAGATCCCGGATGAAGCCTCCAACCCGATCAATCGCGTCCTGACCGCCGCCTATCGCCCTGGCCTGGACTGGGTGATGCGCAAGCCAAGGACCACCCTGGTCATCGCGGCCCTGGCCTTCGCCACCACGGCCTGGCCGTTGGCCCGTCTGGGGGGAGAGTTCATGCCCAACATGGACGAGGGCGACCTGCTCTACATGCCCTCGGCCCTGCCGGGACTGTCGGCGGCCAAGGCCGGAGCGCTGCTCCAACAGACCGATCGGATGATCAAGACCGTGCCGGAAGTCGACAGCGTGTTTGGCAAGGCCGGCCGCGCCGAGAGCGCCACCGATCCGGCCCCGCTGGAAATGTTCGAGACCACCATCCGCTTCAAGCCACGCGATCAGTGGCGACCGGGCATGACGCCCGACAAGCTGGTCGCTGACCTGGACGAACGGGTGAAGGTCCCGGGCC
It encodes:
- a CDS encoding efflux RND transporter periplasmic adaptor subunit, coding for MSASPPMKLLLAGAAALVVVAGAGGYGLARLTAKPAMSDAPADGRKILYWYDPMVPAQRFDKPGKSPFMDMQLVPKYAGEADTSGSSAGVRIDPAIAQNLGVRTVEARQGVLASGLTATGVVDFNQRDVAVVQARAGGFVQKVYGRAPGDVIGAGAPLADLLVPDWGGAQAEYLAVRRTDDTALIAAARQRLRLLGMPEGVIAAVDRDGRARTTITVSAPLGGVITKLDVRTGMTVATGQGLAEINGLSRVWITAAVPEAQAGQLRQGQSVGVALAAYPGETLRGTVQAILPQAQGDSRTLQARIELPNPGGKLRPGMFATVSFDSDARPALLLPSEAVIRTGPRAIVMLAGENGRYQAVEVKVGREAGGQSEILAGLNAGQKVVASGQFLIDSEASLGGLNVRPLPATGPAMSAMAPAAKPALAEAVGRVEQVSGGSITLSHGPVPAIGWPAMTMAFRADPMLLKGLKPGDQVSFAFEQPPAGSTVRRIAKTGAAR
- a CDS encoding efflux RND transporter permease subunit, with product MIAGLIRWSVANRFFVLLGALALIVAGGLAVRLTSIDALPDLSDTQVIIRTSYPGQAPQLVENQVTYPLATTMLSVPGAKTVRGYSFFGDSFVYVIFDDKTDLYWARSRVLEYLNQVQARLPQSARPALGPDATGVGWVYEYALVDKTGGHDLSQLRSLQDWFLRYELKTLPGVAEVSAIGGMVRQYQLVLDPVKLASYGVTHQQVVAALKGANAETGGSVLELGEAEYMVRATGYLKTLEDFQAVPLKTFAGGVPVRLGDVATIQIGPEMRRGVAELNGQGEVAGGVVILRSGENARTTIAAVKTKLAELKKSLPPGVEVVTTYDRSALIDRAVHNLTGKLLEEFLVVALVCALFLGHLRSALVAIISLPLGVLAAFLVMKSQGVDANIMSLGGIAIAIGAMVDAAVVMIENAHKRLERWAHEHPGETLDGETRWRVITEAAAEVGPALFFSLLIITLSFIPVFTLQAQEGRLFRPLAFTKTYAMAAAAILSVTLIPVLMGYLIRGKIPDEASNPINRVLTAAYRPGLDWVMRKPRTTLVIAALAFATTAWPLARLGGEFMPNMDEGDLLYMPSALPGLSAAKAGALLQQTDRMIKTVPEVDSVFGKAGRAESATDPAPLEMFETTIRFKPRDQWRPGMTPDKLVADLDERVKVPGLTNVWVPPIRNRIDMLATGIKSPIGVKVSGANLAELDRIAREVEGVAKTVPGVSSALAERLTGGRYVDVTIDRAAAARFGLNIDDVQSIVSGAIGGETIGQTVEGLARYPISVRYPRELRGSLEGLRALPVLTPGGQQITLGTVADVRIADGPPMLKSENGRPTTWVYVDVRGRDLASVVGDLRQAVGQKVRLSTGVSLSYSGQFEYLQRAADRLKIVVPATLLIIFVLLYVIFRRFDEAGLIMATLPFALTGGIWTLYLAGFHQSVATGVGFIALAGVSAEFGVVMLIYLKHAMEALGPDPTSVQIVAAVREGALLRVRPKAMTVAVILAGLAPILWGHGAGSEVMSRIAAPMIGGMLTAPLLSMFVVPAGYLLLRRRRTRTSLSASPSA